TGTCGGCGTTGGCCCGGACCCAGCCGGCCCGGTCGACCACCAGCACCGGGGCCTCGCCCCAGGCGGCCTCGAGGCCGGTGAACTCCGCGACCAGCCCGGTCGACCGGTTCGCCCCGTCCCGCAGCTCGGCGACCGCCTCGTCCGCCTCCGCCGCGCTCACCACCGGGCCCGGGCCCGCGGCGCGCGCGCCGATCCGTGCGGCCAGCTCCCAGTCGACCATTCCCTGCGACTCCATGCAGCGACCCTAGCCGCCCGTGCCCGAGCCTCCGGCGGTCTCGGCGGTCCCGCACCGGCAACCGGCCAGCCCGGCGGCCACCCGGTCCAGCGCCTCCCGGGCGTCCAGGCTGCGGTCGGCCGGCACCCGGTCGGCGGCGAGCACGAAGGCCATCACGTCGCCCCCGGCGTCGGTGACCAGGCCGGCCAGGGCGTGCACCCCGGTCAGCGTGCCGGTCTTGGCCCGGACGCGGCCGGGACCGGCCGGCGGCCCCTCGACGAACCGGGTGGTAAGCGAGCCGCTGAACCCGGCCACCGGCAGCCCCTCGACCACCGCGCGCAGCTCGGGGTGCTCGGGCGAGGCGGCGAGCCGCACGGTCTCCAGCAGCGTCCTCGCCGAGATCAGGTTCTTCCGGGACAGGCCCGACCCGTCGTGGATCCGGTCGCCGGAGACGTCGAGCCCCAGCCCGGTCAGTGCGTCGGCGACCGCCACCGAGCCGGCGGCGAAGCTGCCCTCCCCCGAGGCCGCGAGGCCGGCGTGGTGGGCCAGCACCTCCGCGGTCTCGTTGTCGCTGACCTCCACCATCTGCTGGACCAGCTGGTCCAGGGGCGCGGACTCGACGGCCGCGACCTCCTCGGCGGTCTGGTCGGCGACCGCGGGACGCGGCGTACCGATCACCTGGACGCCGCTCTCCCGCAGGGCCTCGGCGAACCGCTGGGCCGCGCTCAGCGCGGGGTCCTCGACGCGGCCCCAGCCCGAGTCGTCGCGCCCGCCGTCGACCCAGAGCGGGACGATCCGGGAGACGATCTGGTCGCCGACGTAGTCGGGGCGCCAGTGGGGGTTGTCGTCGGGCCCGGTGAACAGGCTGGTGTCGTAGCGCAGGCGCACCCGGGGGCGGGTCCCGGCGGTCTGGTCGGCGGCCAGCGCCTGCGCCGTCCGCTCGGCCAGGGTGACCACGTCGGCCCGCTCGGGGTAGGCGCCCGGGCCGACGGGCTCGGAGGCCAGCAGCGGGTCGCCGCCGCCGACCAGCACCAGCTGACCGGGTCGGGCACCGGTGACCACCCGGGTCCGGAACCGGGTCTCGGGCGGCAGCAGGGAGAGCACGGCGACGCCGGTGAGCAGCTTGGTGGTCGAGGCCGGCACCACCGGGCCGCGACCGGCGGTGAGCACCGGCTCGCTCCCGACCAGGTCGGCCACCTCGGCCACCACGTGCGGGCCGAGGTCCTCGTCGCGCAGTCCCTGGCCGACCGCGGCGCGCACCGCAGCCGGGTCGAGCGCGCCGGGCACGACCGCCTCGGCCACCGGAGCGGGGGCAGGCGGGTCCGGGAGCAGCGGCGACTGCGCGGTCGCCGGGGCAGCCTCCGGAGCGGGCGCGAGGAAGGCCGGCGACCAGGACGTCTGCCGGGCCCCGACCGCGGCCGCGAGCAGCAGCACGACGAGCAGCACCGGCCCCCACCGCAGCACCCGGCTGCGTCGGGGCGGCGCCGAAGTACCGGTGTGACCTGGATCACGTCGCTGCACGTGTGGGCCTCCCGACTGTGTGTGCGGGTCCATTGTGCGCGACAATCACCCCCGTCACGTCCCGGGGACTGTCCTGGCGGTTCCACCGCACAGCAGGAGAACCGCTGGTCGACGTGGACCACAGCCCGCTTGAGACGTAGAGATGACGAGGTGAAATCCGTGCTGGAGTTCGACGTGCTGGTCGAGATCCCCAAGGGTGAGCGCAACAAGTACGAGGTCGACCACGAGACGGGGCGCCTCCGCCTCGACCGGATGCTCTTCACCTCGACGGCCTACCCGGCCGACTACGGGTACATCGAGAACACCCTGGGCCAGGACGGCGACCCGCTCGACGCGATGGTCATCCTCGGCAACCCGACGTTCCCCGGCTGCCTGATCGCCTGCCGCGCGATCGGCATGTTCCGGATGACCGACGAGGCCGGCGGCGACGACAAGGTGCTCTGCGTGCCCGCCCACGACCCGCGGATGGAGCACCTGCAGGACATCGGCGACGTCTCCAAGTTCGACCAGCTGGAGATCCAGCACTTCTTCGAGGTCTACAAGGACCTCGAGCCCGGCAAGTCCGTCGAGGGCGCCGAGTGGACCGGCCGCGAAGAGGCCGAGGCGGAGATCCACGCCTCGTTCGAGCGCGCCAAGACCGAGGGCCATGGCAGCGACCTGGCCAACATCGCCGACGACTCCCTCGGCGAGAAGAACTGACCCGGACAAACTGACCCAGCACCACCCGGACGCCCTGACTCAGCGAGTCAGGGCGTTCGGCGTCTCCAGGGAGCCGAGCTTGTCCGGGTTGCGCACCAGGTAGAGCGCGGTCACCAGTCCGTCCTGGACCAGCATGGTGCCGATCCCGTCGACCCGGCCGGCGACGACGAACTGGACCGCGGGCGCCCCGTTGAGCCAGACCGGGACCAGCTCGAGCCCCTCGGGGCTGACCCCGGTCAGGAAGCGCAGCACCTTGTCGCGGCCGCGGATCGGCCGGAGCGCGGCGCTGACCTTGCCGCCGCCGTCGCTGAGGAGCACCACGTCGGGGGCCAGCACGTCCATCAGCTGCTGGAGGTCCCCGGAGCCCGTCGCCGCCCGGAACCGCTCGACCACCGCCCGGGACTCCGCCGGGGCGACCACGGCCCGGGGACGCCGGGCCGCGACGTGCTCCCGGGCCCGGTGCGCCACCTGGCGCACCGCGGCCGGCGACTTGTCGACGGCAGCCGCGATCTCGGCGTACTCCAGGCCGAAGACCTCGCGCAGCACGAAGACCGCCCGCTCGGTCGGCGTCAGGGTCTCCAGGACGAGCAGCACCGCGGTGGAGACGCTCTCGGCGAGCTCCACGTCGTCGGCCACGTCCGGGACGGTCAGCAGCGGCTCCGGCAGCCACGGACCGACGTACTCCTCGCGGCGGCGGGCGGCGGTCCGCAACCGGTTGAGGGCCTGGCGGGTGACGGTCTGCACCAGGTAGGCCCGCGGGTCCCGCACCTGGGCGTGGTCGACCTCGGCCCACCGCAGCCACGTCTCCTGGAGCACGTCCTCGGCGTCGGCCGCCGAGCCGAGCATCTCGTAGGCGACCGTGAAGAGCAGGTTGCGGTGGGCGACGAACGCGTCGGTCGGCTCGGTCACGTCGTCGAGGGTACGGCGAGCGGCAGCTCGCAGACGTCCGAGTAGCCCTGGCTGGCCAGCCCCATCGCGGAGTTGAACCGGGACCGCTGGTTCTCCACCGCGACCATCATCGTCAGCTCGACCACCGCCGCGTGACCGAGCGCCTCGTCCAGGCGGGCGACCATCTCGTCGGTCACCGTCGGTGGCGTGGCGGTCATCGCCTCGGCGTACTTCATGACGTCGCGCTCGAGGTCGGTGAAGGCCGTCGAGTCGCGCCAGCGCGGCACCTCGCGGACCTTCGCCAGGTCCAGCCCCTCCTCACGGGCCATGAAGTAGCCGAAGTCCAGGCACCAGGAGCAGCCGATGCTGCCTGCCGACGCCATCACGGCATAGGTCTTGAGGTGTGCGTCGAGCGCCGACCACGAGGCGACCTTGCGCTCGAAGCCGAAGACCGCGCGCAGCACCGCACGGTTGTGCCACAGCACGTAGGCGTTGTCGGGCACCTGGCCCCACATCCGCCGGGCGACGCGGGTCATCACCGCGCCGTAGGCGCCGTCGGGCCGGGCCTCGGGGATCCGGAAGCTGCTGGACATCTCTCTCCTCCTGCCGTCGCGGCCGACCGCTCGTCGGCCGGTCCTCGACAGGGAGACACCGCCCGGGCGGGATCTGTGACACCCACCGGCGGAGGAGGGGCCGCAGTCAGCCCAGGGAGCGCAGGAAGAGCTCGGTCGCCTCGGCGACGGCGTACTGGATCTCCGCCGACCGCACCGCGTCCCTGGTGCCCATCGAGTGGTCCGCGTCCGGGATCTCCAGGACGTCGCAGCCGCCCCGGAGCAGGCGCTCGGCGACCTCGGCGTCCCACAGCTCGTCGACCAGCCCGCCGACCACCAGCTGGCGGGCCGGGTTGGCGGCGATCGCGTCGGCCACCTCCGGCACCGTGAGCAGCGGGGTGAGCCAGATCGCCGGGACGCCGCGCTCGGCGGCGTACGACGCGGCGCGAGTGCCCAGCGACTTCCCGACGAGCAGCGCGGGCTCGGCGCCGCCCTCCTGGGCCACCGCCTCCTCGACGTGCCTGCGCACCCAGGAGTCCGCCTCGTCCTCCGACGGCGTGGTCGGGTCGCTCGCCCACGCGACCGCCCGGGCGGCGAAGTCGTGCTGGACCAGCGCCTGGCGGGCGAAGTGGAGGAGCGGGGCGGCGGGCGGGTAGCCCCGGCCCGGGAGGACCAGGGCGAGCCCTCGGCTCATCCGTCGACCCCCACGGCCTCGTGCGCGAGCAGCTCCTCGGAGCGGAGCATCTCCCGCGGGATGCCGAAGGCGTCGACCAGGTCCGAGGCGAGCGGCCGCACCTTGCGGCACAGGCTGTTGACCTCGCGGGTGATCGCCTTGCTCCGGGCGATGGAGAGCCGTCCGTGCTCCATGAACCAGGCCCGGTCGGACTCGATCGTGGTGAGCGCGTAGAGGTCGCAGAGCAGGTTGAGCGCGACCTTGTTGTCGCTGTCGGGCAGCGCGGCGGTCTTGGCGACGAACGCCTCGAGCACCAGCCGGTCCATGTGCGCCCGGGCGGCCGCGATCACGTGGTCCTGCACCTCGGAGAAGACGTCGCCGGGGTTGCCGCCGTTGTCCACGCCCGCCTTGAGCCGCCGGGCGACCCCGCCGAGCATGTGCTCCTCGCGGTACCGGAGCATGGCGACCTGGTACTGCGGGTCCAGCAGCCCCGCCTCCTGGTCCCAGTCGTCCCCGCCGGGCAGCACGTCCTTGATCCGCTCGAGCAGCTTGCGTGCGGCGGTCTTCTCCAGCACCGTCTCCACGGCCAGGCCCGCGACGAACCGGACCATGCCGAACTGGTCCATCTCCTCGAACTCGCCGGCGTAGTCGGTGAGCAGGCCCTTGGCCACCAGCTGGAGCAGGACGTGGTTGTCGCCCTCGAAGGTGGTGAAGACGTCGGTGTCGGCCTTGAGCGCGTGGAAGCGGTTGGTGGACAGGTAGCCCGCGCCGCCGCAGGCCTCGCGGCACTCCTGGATGGTCCGGGTGGCGTGCCAGGTGCCGAGCGCCTTGGTGCCCGCGGCCCGCGACTCCAGCAGCCGCCGGTTCTCGGGGTCGTCGGTGATCCCGGAGAAGACGTCGTGCAGCTGCTCGGCGACCACCTCCTGGGCGAAGTGCAGGGCGTAGTTCTGGGCCAGCAGCGGCAGCAGCCGGCGCTGGTGCATCCCGTAGTCGAGCAGCAACTGCTCGGAGTCGGGGTCGGCGGCCTCGAACTGGCGGCGGTGGTCGGCGTACTTGATCGCGATCGCCAGCGCCACCTTGGCGGCGTTGATCCCCGCGCCGCCGACCGAGACCCGGCCCTGGACCAGGGTGCCGAGCATGGTGAAGAACCGGCGGCCCGGGCTCTCGATCTCGCTGCTGTAGACGCCGTCCTCGCTGACGTCGGCGAACCGGTTGAGCAGGTGGGTACGCGGCACCCGGACCTGGTCGAACCAGAACCGGCCGTTGTCCACGCCGTTGAGGCCCATCTTGGGCCCGCAGTCCTCGATCCGGACACCGGGCGCGGGCTCGCCGTCGACCCGGACCGGGACGACGAACGCGTGCACACCGTGCCGCTCGCCGGCGACCTCGAGCTGGGCGAAGACCACCGCCAGCTCGGCGTGCCGGGCGGCGTTGCCGATGTAGTCCTTGCGGGAGGCCTCGTCGGGCGTGCTGATCACGAACTCAGCCGTCTCCGGGTCGTAGACCGCGACCGTGCCGAGCGCCTGCACGTTGGAGCCGTGGCCGGTCTCGGTCATCGCGAACGAGCCCATCAGCCGCCCGGCGATGATGTCGGCCATCCAGCGGTCGTGGTGCTCCTTGGTGCCGAGCTGGAGGATCGCGCCGCCGAACAGACCGAACTGCACGCCCACCTTGACCAGGACCGAGAGGTCGCCGAAGGCGAGCGTCTCGAAGGCCGCGATCGAGGCGCCGACGTCGCCGCCACCGCCGTACTCGACGGGGAGGCCCATCCCGGTCTGGCCGGTCCCGGCGAGCTCCACCACGACGTCCTTGACCCGCTCGCGGAACGCGTCGGAGTCCAGCTCCTCGGCATCCGTGAGCACGTCGGCGTACCGGACCAGGTTGTCGCGGACCAGCTGGCGCACTCCGCCGTACCGGCCGTCGAGCAGCCGGGTCATCGCCTCGACGTCGACGTCGGGCTGGCGGTAGCCGTCGTCGGAGACGGACTCCTCGGCTGCGGCGGCCTGGGCGGGGGTGACGGTCTCGGCGCTCATGCCTCGACGGTACCCACGAGTAGGTAGGGCGATTCACCGCTCGGGAGTGGTCTGTACCGCCCTGTCCGGGCCGGTCGGTAACCTCGCCCTCGTGACTCCTCCCCGTCCCGAGCCCGAGGAGACCCCCTTCGGTCGGCTGGGCTACAACTTCTCGATCGTCGGGGCCCAGAAGTCGGGCACCTCCACGCTCTCGGGGACCATCAGCCAGCACCCGCTGGTCTGCCGGCCCCCGCGCAAGGAGGCGCACTTCTTCAACGACGAGGAGTACGACTGGGAGCACCCCGACTACGCGCGCGACTACACCGCGCCGAAGCGGGCGGCGATCCACACCATGGTGGGCGACTCCACGCCGGTCTACCTGATGTGGCCCCGGGCGCTGGAGCGGATGGCCGCCTACAAGCCGGACATGCCGCTGATCGCGATCTTCCGCGACCCCCTCGAGCGGCTCTTCTCGCACTGGACGATGCTGCGCACCCGCCACCCCGCCTGGCCCGACTGGCCGGGCTTCCTCACCGAGTTCCGGCCCACCTCGTTCCCCACCACGCTGCCCGAGGGCGTGCGGCCGATGCGCTACAAGCACCTGTCGGGGATCGCCCGCGGCTACTACGGCGGCCAGCTCGAGCACGGCTTCACCGTCTTCGACCGCGAGCAGTGGCTGCTGCTGGAGTTCCGGCAGATGCTGGCCGACTACGACACGGTCGTCGACCGGGTCACCGACCACCTCGGCCTGCCGCGCTTCGAGCAGCGGCCGCCGCTCCGCAACCGGTACGCCGGGGCCGAGCAGGTGCCCGGCACCGCCCCGACCGCCGAGGACCTGGCGGGCCTGGCCGACCTGTACGCCGAGGACCTGGCGCTCTTCACCCGGCTCTCCGGGATCGACACCTCGCACTGGCCGACCACCCGGATCCTCGACGGGTCCCTGGACCCGGGCGAGCTGGCCTCCCGCTTCGCCACCCGGGTCTCCCCCGCGCCGCAGTAGGGAATCAGGGGCGGGCGTAGAAGTTCGGCGTGCGCCAGTAGTACATCGACTCCTTGACCACGGGGCGACCGGTGCGCGGCGCGTGCACGATCATCCCGTCGCCCACGTAGAGCGCGACGTGGTAGATCGACGACGGGCTGGACGACGAGCCCCAGAAGACGAGGTCGCCCGGAGCCAGCTCGGAGGGGCGCACCGGCGTCGAGGCGGCGTACTGGCCCGCCGAGTAGTGCGGCAGCCGCACCCCGCCGGACGCCCAGGCCATCGCCGTGAGCCCCGAGCAGTCCCAGGCGTCCGGGCCAGCCGCGCCCCAGCGGTAGGGCTCGCCCAGCTGGGCGGTGGCGAACGCGATGGCGGCGCGCGCCCCCGTCGGGGAGGCGGGTGGCGGACTCGGTGCCGGCGTGGGCGTGGGGCTGGGCGCCGGAGCCGGGGTCGGCGGCGGAGTCGGGGTCGGCGTCGGTGTGGGGGTGGGCGTGGGCGTCGGGGTCCGGGTGGGCGTCGGCACCGGCGTCGGGGCCGCCGTCCGGGTGGGCGTGGGCGCAGGCGTCGGGGTCGGCACGACCACCTGCTGCTCGCGCGCGAGCCTGGCCGCCTCCTGGCGGCGCCGCTCCTCGGCCCGGGCGACCGCACGAGCCGCTCGCTCCTCGAGCGCGGTCTGCCGCTGCGCGGCCAGCGCCACACTGACCCCCTGCAGCTGCGCGAGCTCGGAGACCAGGCTGCTGCGCCGCTCCTCGATCGCGGCGGCCTCCTGTGCGGCGGCCGCCAGGGTGGCCTGGGCCGACTCCTGCGCGGCGCGCGCCTCGTCGGCGAGGGACTCGGCGTGCTCCTGCGCCCGGTCGGCCGAGGCGAGGGCGGACTCGCTCAGCACGGCGGAGGCCCGGAACCGGTCGTAGGAGCCCTCGAGTGCGTCCACGGCGGTCTCCGCGGTGATGGCGCGCTGCAGGTAGGTCTCGATGCCGTTCGACTCGACCATCGCGGCGAGCGACTCCACCTGGGGCGCGGACTGGTAGGAGCCGACGAGCGTCTCCCGGTACGCCGCCTGCTGGGCGTCGAGCTGCGCGGTCGCCGCGTCGGCTGCCGCCCGGGCGGCCCGGGCGGACCGCTTTGCCTCCCGCAGCTCCCAGGCCGTCCGGTTCGCCTGCTCCGCGGCCTGGGCCGCCCGGATGGACGAGGCGTCCAGCTCCTGGCGGGCCAGAGCCAGGTCGGCGCGGACCGCGGCCACGCCGCGGGCGGCGGCTCCGGCGGCCTGCTCGGCCGTGGCCACCTCCTCGGCCGAGGGGGCCGGCAGGTCGACCGTGCGCGCCGGGCCGAGCGCGCCGGCCGGGGCGGCGAGCGCGACCACGAGCGCCGCGATCGCCGGCACCGTGTGTCGTGCCTTGAGCTGTCGTCGTGAGCGCACGCCGTCGTTCCCCTGCCTGCCCTGCCTCAGCCGGGCGGCGGGTCACCGACGCGGCTGCGTCTCGGGCGGCTTCCCCACCGCCCGAGACACAGCAGACACGTTAGTGCGCTTTCGTCACATAAGGAACAGAAAACTTCAGAAACTTGCGTCACATCGGCGTGTCGCCTTGACGAATGACATCGTTGTAATTCGGCCGCGAGCTACGACGGGTCGGCCGTCGGGACGGCGTCCTCCTCGGGCGTCCGGTCCTGCCGGAGCCCCCGT
The window above is part of the Nocardioides campestrisoli genome. Proteins encoded here:
- the dacB gene encoding D-alanyl-D-alanine carboxypeptidase/D-alanyl-D-alanine endopeptidase; its protein translation is MLRWGPVLLVVLLLAAAVGARQTSWSPAFLAPAPEAAPATAQSPLLPDPPAPAPVAEAVVPGALDPAAVRAAVGQGLRDEDLGPHVVAEVADLVGSEPVLTAGRGPVVPASTTKLLTGVAVLSLLPPETRFRTRVVTGARPGQLVLVGGGDPLLASEPVGPGAYPERADVVTLAERTAQALAADQTAGTRPRVRLRYDTSLFTGPDDNPHWRPDYVGDQIVSRIVPLWVDGGRDDSGWGRVEDPALSAAQRFAEALRESGVQVIGTPRPAVADQTAEEVAAVESAPLDQLVQQMVEVSDNETAEVLAHHAGLAASGEGSFAAGSVAVADALTGLGLDVSGDRIHDGSGLSRKNLISARTLLETVRLAASPEHPELRAVVEGLPVAGFSGSLTTRFVEGPPAGPGRVRAKTGTLTGVHALAGLVTDAGGDVMAFVLAADRVPADRSLDAREALDRVAAGLAGCRCGTAETAGGSGTGG
- a CDS encoding inorganic diphosphatase, which encodes MEFDVLVEIPKGERNKYEVDHETGRLRLDRMLFTSTAYPADYGYIENTLGQDGDPLDAMVILGNPTFPGCLIACRAIGMFRMTDEAGGDDKVLCVPAHDPRMEHLQDIGDVSKFDQLEIQHFFEVYKDLEPGKSVEGAEWTGREEAEAEIHASFERAKTEGHGSDLANIADDSLGEKN
- a CDS encoding RNA polymerase sigma-70 factor — encoded protein: MTEPTDAFVAHRNLLFTVAYEMLGSAADAEDVLQETWLRWAEVDHAQVRDPRAYLVQTVTRQALNRLRTAARRREEYVGPWLPEPLLTVPDVADDVELAESVSTAVLLVLETLTPTERAVFVLREVFGLEYAEIAAAVDKSPAAVRQVAHRAREHVAARRPRAVVAPAESRAVVERFRAATGSGDLQQLMDVLAPDVVLLSDGGGKVSAALRPIRGRDKVLRFLTGVSPEGLELVPVWLNGAPAVQFVVAGRVDGIGTMLVQDGLVTALYLVRNPDKLGSLETPNALTR
- a CDS encoding carboxymuconolactone decarboxylase family protein, giving the protein MSSSFRIPEARPDGAYGAVMTRVARRMWGQVPDNAYVLWHNRAVLRAVFGFERKVASWSALDAHLKTYAVMASAGSIGCSWCLDFGYFMAREEGLDLAKVREVPRWRDSTAFTDLERDVMKYAEAMTATPPTVTDEMVARLDEALGHAAVVELTMMVAVENQRSRFNSAMGLASQGYSDVCELPLAVPSTT
- a CDS encoding alpha/beta hydrolase, with translation MSRGLALVLPGRGYPPAAPLLHFARQALVQHDFAARAVAWASDPTTPSEDEADSWVRRHVEEAVAQEGGAEPALLVGKSLGTRAASYAAERGVPAIWLTPLLTVPEVADAIAANPARQLVVGGLVDELWDAEVAERLLRGGCDVLEIPDADHSMGTRDAVRSAEIQYAVAEATELFLRSLG
- a CDS encoding acyl-CoA dehydrogenase family protein: MSAETVTPAQAAAAEESVSDDGYRQPDVDVEAMTRLLDGRYGGVRQLVRDNLVRYADVLTDAEELDSDAFRERVKDVVVELAGTGQTGMGLPVEYGGGGDVGASIAAFETLAFGDLSVLVKVGVQFGLFGGAILQLGTKEHHDRWMADIIAGRLMGSFAMTETGHGSNVQALGTVAVYDPETAEFVISTPDEASRKDYIGNAARHAELAVVFAQLEVAGERHGVHAFVVPVRVDGEPAPGVRIEDCGPKMGLNGVDNGRFWFDQVRVPRTHLLNRFADVSEDGVYSSEIESPGRRFFTMLGTLVQGRVSVGGAGINAAKVALAIAIKYADHRRQFEAADPDSEQLLLDYGMHQRRLLPLLAQNYALHFAQEVVAEQLHDVFSGITDDPENRRLLESRAAGTKALGTWHATRTIQECREACGGAGYLSTNRFHALKADTDVFTTFEGDNHVLLQLVAKGLLTDYAGEFEEMDQFGMVRFVAGLAVETVLEKTAARKLLERIKDVLPGGDDWDQEAGLLDPQYQVAMLRYREEHMLGGVARRLKAGVDNGGNPGDVFSEVQDHVIAAARAHMDRLVLEAFVAKTAALPDSDNKVALNLLCDLYALTTIESDRAWFMEHGRLSIARSKAITREVNSLCRKVRPLASDLVDAFGIPREMLRSEELLAHEAVGVDG
- a CDS encoding sulfotransferase domain-containing protein, producing MTPPRPEPEETPFGRLGYNFSIVGAQKSGTSTLSGTISQHPLVCRPPRKEAHFFNDEEYDWEHPDYARDYTAPKRAAIHTMVGDSTPVYLMWPRALERMAAYKPDMPLIAIFRDPLERLFSHWTMLRTRHPAWPDWPGFLTEFRPTSFPTTLPEGVRPMRYKHLSGIARGYYGGQLEHGFTVFDREQWLLLEFRQMLADYDTVVDRVTDHLGLPRFEQRPPLRNRYAGAEQVPGTAPTAEDLAGLADLYAEDLALFTRLSGIDTSHWPTTRILDGSLDPGELASRFATRVSPAPQ
- a CDS encoding C40 family peptidase, which encodes MRSRRQLKARHTVPAIAALVVALAAPAGALGPARTVDLPAPSAEEVATAEQAAGAAARGVAAVRADLALARQELDASSIRAAQAAEQANRTAWELREAKRSARAARAAADAATAQLDAQQAAYRETLVGSYQSAPQVESLAAMVESNGIETYLQRAITAETAVDALEGSYDRFRASAVLSESALASADRAQEHAESLADEARAAQESAQATLAAAAQEAAAIEERRSSLVSELAQLQGVSVALAAQRQTALEERAARAVARAEERRRQEAARLAREQQVVVPTPTPAPTPTRTAAPTPVPTPTRTPTPTPTPTPTPTPTPPPTPAPAPSPTPTPAPSPPPASPTGARAAIAFATAQLGEPYRWGAAGPDAWDCSGLTAMAWASGGVRLPHYSAGQYAASTPVRPSELAPGDLVFWGSSSSPSSIYHVALYVGDGMIVHAPRTGRPVVKESMYYWRTPNFYARP